From a region of the Syngnathoides biaculeatus isolate LvHL_M chromosome 2, ASM1980259v1, whole genome shotgun sequence genome:
- the tnnc1a gene encoding troponin C type 1a (slow), with the protein MNDIYKAAVEQLTDEQKNEFKAAFDIFVQDAEDGCISTKELGKVMRMLGQNPTPEELQEMIDEVDEDGSGTVDFDEFLVMMVRCMKDDSKGKSEEELAELFRMFDKNADGYIDLDELKMMLESTGEAITEDDIEELMKDGDKNNDGKIDYDEFLEFMKGVE; encoded by the exons ATGAACGACATCTACAAGGCAGCG gTTGAGCAGCTGACAGACGAACAGAAAAATG AGTTCAAGGCCGCCTTTGACATTTTCGTGCAAGATGCAGAAGACGGCTGCATCAGCACCAAGGAGCTGGGCAAGGTGATGAGGATGCTGGGCCAGAACCCCACGCCGGAGGAGTTGCAGGAGATGATTGACGAGGTGGATGAAGATG gaagcggcacggtggacttTGACGAGTTCCTGGTCATGATGGTGAGGTGCATGAAGGACGACAGCAAAGGGAAGTCAGAGGAGGAACTGGCAGAGTTGTTTCGCATGTTTGACAA AAACGCAGATGGTTACATCGACCTGGACGAGTTGAAAATGATGCTGGAATCAACAGGAGAAGCAATCACCGAGGATGACATCGAGGAGCTGATGAAAGACGGGGACAAGAACAACGATGGCAAAATTGACTATGACG AGTTCTTGGAGTTCATGAAAGGAGTGGAGTAA
- the LOC133512752 gene encoding dual specificity protein phosphatase 7-like, whose amino-acid sequence MTGVRPSKSVEWLQVELESGGASVLLLDCRAHELYESSHIEGAISVAIPGLMLRRFKKGNIPIRTIIPNHEDKENFARRWQTDTVILYDESTVSWPDSGTPSSVLGLLLQKLWEDGCKAYYLEGGFVKFHTESPERCETLLDGSCPSSSPPLSFLGFGNLRISSDCSDGEYDREPSSATESEESPLPGNQPAFPVQILPYLYLGCAKDSTNLDVLGQYNIKYILNVTPNLPNMFEHDGRFRYKQIPISDHWSQNLSQFFPEAISFIDEARSKQCGILVHCLAGISRSVTVTVAYLMQRLNLSLNDAYDFVKRKKSNISPNFNFMGQLLDFERTLGLHSPCDNRSAGEQQLFFTTPTNHNVFQLDTLDST is encoded by the exons ATGACTGGCGTGAGGCCGAGTAAGAGCGTGGAATGGCTGCAAGTGGAGTTGGAGTCCGGCGGCGCTTCTGTGCTGCTGCTCGACTGCCGCGCGCACGAACTCTACGAGTCGTCTCACATCGAGGGCGCCATCAGCGTCGCCATCCCGGGCCTGATGCTCCGCAGGTTCAAGAAGGGCAACATTCCCATTCGGACCATCATCCCCAACCACGAGGACAAAGAGAACTTCGCGCGGCGGTGGCAGACGGACACGGTGATCCTGTACGACGAGAGCACCGTCAGCTGGCCGGACAGCGGAACGCCGTCGTCCGTGTTGGGCTTGCTTCTTCAAAAACTCTGGGAGGATGGCTGCAAAGCGTACTACCTGGAAG GTGGCTTTGTAAAATTCCACACCGAATCCCCAGAACGCTGTGAGACGCTCCTCGACGGCTCCTGTCCCAgctcctctcctcctctctcCTTTCTGGGTTTCGGCAATTTGCGGATAAGCTCAGATTGTTCGGACGGGGAATATGACCGAGAACCCAGCAGTGCCACAGAGTCGGAGGAGAGCCCCCTCCCGGGCAACCAGCCCGCCTTCCCGGTCCAGATCCTTCCGTACCTGTACCTGGGCTGTGCCAAAGACTCGACCAATCTCGATGTGCTGGGCCAGTACAACATCAAGTACATCCTGAACGTCACGCCCAACCTCCCCAACATGTTCGAGCACGACGGACGCTTCAGGTATAAACAGATCCCCATTTCGGACCACTGGAGTCAAAATCTGTCCCAGTTCTTCCCAGAGGCGATATCATTTATAG ATGAGGCTCGGTCCAAGCAGTGCGGCATCCTGGTCCACTGCCTGGCCGGCATCAGCCGCTCCGTCACCGTCACCGTGGCTTACTTGATGCAGAGACTCAACCTGTCGCTCAACGACGCCTACGACTTCGTCAAGCGAAAGAAGTCCAACATTTCCCCAAACTTTAACTTCATGGGCCAGTTGTTGGACTTTGAGCGGACGCTGGGCCTGCACAGTCCCTGCGACAACCGCTCCGCCGGCGAACAGCAGCTCTTCTTCACCACGCCGACCAATCACAACGTCTTTCAGCTGGACACGCTGGACTCCACATGA